From Polynucleobacter paludilacus:
CTTGCAAGAGGAGGCCAATACATGTTCTTAATCTTGGCGCAATGGTTACAAGACGATCTGGGTTTCTTGCGGGTCTTTAACTACATTACTTTCCGCGCTGTGATGGCTACGTTAACAGCCCTATTAATTGGTTTGATTTCGGGCCCTTGGGTGATTCGCAAATTAACAGCGTTAAAAATGGGTCAATCTGTTCGAAGCGACGGACCACAAAGCCACTTGGTGAAGACCGGGACACCCACGATGGGTGGAGTCCTCATTTTGTTGGGAATTTTTATCTCCTGTATTTTGTGGGCAGATTTAACGAACCGCTTTATCTGGATCGTGATGATTGTGACTTTTGGATTTGGTGTAGTGGGCTGGGTTGATGATTACCGTAAGGTTGCACGTAAAGATCCCAAGGGAATGAGTTCAAGAGAAAAATTCTTTTGGCAGACCCTGATTGGATTATTTGCAGCAATCTATCTGGCATTCTCAGTTTCAGAAATCAACAATCTCAAAGTCCTGCAATTGTTTCTAGACTGGCTCCGTAGCGGGTTTGCGCTAGATCTTCCAGCGAAGACAAACTTGTTATTGCCATTCATGAAAGAGGTGAGCTATCCCTTGGGCATGATGGGCTTCATTATCTTGAGTTATTTTGTGATCGTAGGTAGCAGTAATGCCGTCAATCTCACGGATGGTCTCGATGGGTTAGTGATCATGCCGGTGATCTTAGTTGGTGCTGCCCTGGGCGCATTTGCCTATGTCATGGGTAATGCAATCTATGCAAAATATTTGCTTTTTCCATACATACCTGGCGCTGGCGAGTTAATGATCTTTTGTGGCGCAATGGGTGGCGCGGGATTGGCATTCCTTTGGTACAACACTCATCCTGCACAAGTCTTCATGGGAGATGTTGGTGCGCTTGCCCTGGGCGGTGCTCTAGGAACTATTGCTGTAATTGTCCGTCAGGAGATTGTTCTTTTCGTCATGGGCGGAATTTTTGTTGCAGAAACATTCTCAGTGATGCTCCAAGTATTTTGGTTCAAGTACACCAAAAAAAGATATGGTGAAGGTCGGCGTATTTTTCGGATGGCGCCACTACATCATCACTTTGAGTTGGGCGGCTGGAAAGAAACGCAAGTGGTAGTGCGTTTTTGGATTATCACCATCCTGTTGGTGTTAGTTGGCTTATCAAGCCTGAAATTACGGTAAGCCGAGAATCCTATGTTGAATATTCAAAACCCTTTTGCCAACCCTAAAGTGACTGAAGATTCGGTCACAAAGACCCCAAGTCATTTTTTAATTTTAGGCTTAGGTGAGTCTGGCGTAGCAATGGCGAAATGGTGCTTGCGTAATGGCGCAAAGGTTTGTTTAGCAGACACACGTAATCCTGAGAAATTTTCAGAGCAGCAAAAAGCGTGGTTAGCCGAGCTTGAGCAGGCAGGTTTGCAGGATGTCCAATACGGTCCTTTGGCTAATGACTTGCTAAAAGAAGTTGATGTTATTGGCATCAGCCCTGGTTTATCACCAATTCAAGAGCCTATTCAATCTTTCTTAGCAACAGCGCAGCAAAGTAATGTTGAAGTGTGGAGTGAGATAGAGTTTTTTGCCCGCGCGATTGCAGCGATGGCTCTAATCCAAGAAGATGGTCTGCCTGCCTATATTCCAAAGGTACTGGCTATTACAGGGACGAATGGCAAAACCACAACTACTGCATTAACAGGTCAACTCTGTGAGCGGGCCGGTAAGAAGGTAGCGGTCGCTGGCAACATCAGCCCTGCTGCTCTTGATAAGCTTCAGCTATGTCTAAACGAGGCAGATCAGTTCAGCGATATGCCTGATGTATGGGTATTGGAATTGTCGAGCTTTCAGTTGTTATTCACATCTAGTTTGAATGCGACTGCGGCGACTGTTCTCAATATCACTCAGGATCATTTGGATTGGCATGGTGATATGCAGTCATATGCTCATGCAAAAGCACGAATTTTTGGGTCTGACTCTATTTGTATCTTGAATCGTGATGATTCTCTTGTGCTCGATTTGCTCTCTGAAGAAGAGAAGCTCAATAGATCGGTTATAACCTTTGGTTCTGGACGTCCAGATGAGCAGGGTGCATTTGGTATTGAGCGAGATTTGCGTGCTGGCGGGATTGATTGGTTAGTGTGGGCTGAGGTCGATGAGAATCAAGAGCCAAAACCCAAGCGCCGTCGTAAATCGGTCACTCCAGATGATGAAGAAGAATTGCGACTCAAGCGTTTAATACCAGCCGATGCGCTGAAAATTCGGGGACGTCATAATGCTCTCAATGCTTTAGCTGCACTGGCTCTAGCCCGTTCCGCAGGTTTACCAATGAGTCTGCTGTTGCATGGTTTACGAGATTACGAGGGCGAGCCTCATCGTGTACAAAGTATTGGCATCGTTGCTGATGTTGAGTATGTTGATGACAGCAAAGGCACCAATGTTGGTGCCACAGTGGCAGCATTAAATGGCCTAGCGAATAACGAGTCTAGAAAAAGAATCTGGTTGATTGCCGGTGGGGATGGTAAAGGCCAAGATTTTTCGCCACTTCGCGAACCTGCACTGCGTTTTATCAAAGGCGCTTTTTTAATTGGCAAAGATGCAAACCTCATTGCAGATGCGCTCGGTAATGAGGTTTCTTGCACTATCAGTGAGACACTAGCTAATGCAGTTCATCAAGCGGCTCATCAAGCCCAATCTGGCGATATTGTTTTGTTATCTCCCGCCTGTGCCAGCTTTGATCAGTTCAAAGATTACATCGCGCGTGCAGATGCTTTTGTATCCGAAGTGGCTGAATTAGGTATGCAGATCGATGGAGTTCATGTATGAGCTTAAAAGATAAGTTATTTCCTGATAATCGTTTAGGGCTCGATCGCTTCTGGAGTTTTTCTCGCGGTGGAATTAATAATTTCCGGAGCGGCTTAAGAGACGCTGTCTCAGGGGTTGAGCAGACCCGCTCTCGTATGATGGAGTATGACCAATTATTAGTTTGGGCAGTACTATCGCTCACGCTGATTGGTTTGGTGATGGTTTACTCGGCATCGATCACTTTAGCTGATGGGCCAAAATACTCAAGCTATAGCAGTAATCACTTTTTGATCCGGCATTTAATTTCTTTGGCAATTGCTCTTGGTGTTGGTATCTGGGCATTTAAGATTCCAAGCAAGGTTTGGGATCGTTACTCACCGATTATTTTTGGTGTAACGCTGCTGTTATTAGTAGCAGTTCTGATTCCCGGGCTTGGTAAGGGTGTGAATGGAGCAAAGCGCTGGATTCCACTAGGATTAATGAACTTCCAGCCGTCTGAACTCATGAAGTTTGCTACGGTAATCTTTGCGGCAACCTATACCGTTCAACGCCAGGAGCATTTGCATACATTTATCAAGGGCATGTTACCGATGGGTATTGCAGTGGCTCTAGTTGGCGCACTGTTAATGCTTGAGCCCGATATGGGCGCGTTTATTGTGGTTGCCCTGATTGCTTTCGGCATTCTCTTCCTCGGTGGAATCAATGCCAAATTATTTGGAGGCTTAGTCTTAGTTGGGATTACGAGTGCCTCCACCATCATTGCATTATCTCCATTCCGACGTGGACGCATTCTGGCTTTTATGGATCCATGGCAGGTAGATAACGCCGCTAATAAGGGCTACCAGCTCACTCACTCTTTGATGGCTTTCGGACGTGGCGAATGGTTTGGTACTGGTTTGGGTGGCAGCGTCGAAAAACTCCATTACCTTCCTGAAGCGCACACCGATTTTATTTTGGCAGTCATTGGCGAGGAGCTCGGGTTTGTTGGTGTACTCGTGATGATCTTCTTGTTTTACTGGATAGTGCGCCGCTCGTTCATGATCGGCCGTACCGCACTGCAATTGGATCGAAGCTTTGCAGGTTTAGCTGCGAAGGGAGTAGGCATTTGGATTGGTTGGCAAGCCTTCATCAATATGGGCGTGAATTTAGGACTCCTTCCAACTAAAGGTTTGACTCTCCCTTTAGTGAGCTATGGTGGCTCAGGAATATTGATGAATGCCATTGCGATCGCTATGCTGTTACGCATCGATTATGAAAATCGAGTCCTGATGCGGGGAGGAAAGCTGTGACCCAACCCTCGATCTTGGTGATGGCTGGTGGTACGGGAGGACATATCTTCCCTGGCCTAGCGGTTGCTCAATACCTGAGAGCCCATGGTTGGCAAGTTTCTTGGTTAGGTAACCAAAACGGCATGGAATACCGCCTTGTGAATGCTGCAAAGATATCTTTCGAGTCAGTAGATTTTGGTGGCTTGCGCGGTAAGGGACTAAAAGCTAAATTGATGTTGCCGATTAATTTGGTGCGAGCAAGTTTGCAGAGTTTCCAGATTATGCGTCGTCTCAAACCAAGCGTGGTCTTGGGTATGGGCGGCTATATTACTTTCCCAGGCGGTTTAGTTTCGGTACTCTTGAGACGACCATTAGTCTTGCATGAATCCAACTCCATCCCTGGCAGCGCTAATCGTGCCCTCGCAAAGATCGCGAGAAAAACCTTGACCGGTTTTCCAAATACGATGTCAGATGCTGAGTGGGTAGGAAATCCCATACGTCAAGATTTTGATCGGCTAGCTTCTCCTGTAGAACGCTACAGCGTACGGCAAGGCCCCTTATCTATTTTGGTAGTAGGCGGCAGCTTGGGTGCTGCAGCTCTAAATCAAGCAGTGCCAGCAGCCCTGGCTTTAATACCCGCAAGCTCTCGACCAAAGGTAATTCATCAGGCGGGTGAGAAGCATCTTCAAGATCTTGAGTATTTATATTCAAGCCTGGGAGTGCAGGCAGATATCCGCAGTTTTATTGACGACATGCCTACTGCTTATGCGAATGCAGATCTTGTGATCTGTCGCTCAGGTGCAATGACAATTTCAGAATTGGCAGCAGCAGGGGTAGCCTCTTGTTTGGTTCCGTTTCCATTTGCCATTGATGATCATCAAACTGCTAATGCCCGTTTCTTAGCAGATGCTCATGCAGCAATCTTGTTGCCACAAACCCAACTAAATCCAGATGACTTGGCTCAAATGATTCAGGGAGTGAGCCGCGATGCTTTACTAAAGATGGCGGAGCACGCTCATGCCTTAGCTAAACCACAAGCTACAGTTCGGGTTGCTCAAGTATGTGCAGAAGCTGCGGGGGTGGTGCTATGAAGCATATCGTTCAACAAATTCATTTCATTGGTATCGGCGGCGCTGGTATGAGTGGTATTGCTGAGGTACTTCTCAATTTAGGTTATCAAGTATCAGGTTCTGACTTAGCGGAGAGTGTATCTACTCGGCGCTTGAAGGCATTGGGCGCAGTCATTCACATTGGACATGATCCAAAAAATATTGGTACAGCAGAAGCAGTTGTGATTTCAACTGCAGTTGCTGGTAATAACCCCGAAGTGCTTGCAGCACGTGCAGCCAAAATTCCAGTGATTCAGCGCGCAGTGATGCTAGGTGAATTAATGCGTCTCAAGCAGGGTATTGCGATCGCTGGAACGCACGGTAAAACAACTACCACCAGTTTGGTGGCCTCCGTTCTAGCAGAGGGTGGCTTAGATCCGACTTTTGTGATTGGTGGGAAATTAAATTCTGCTGGTGCAAATGCGCGCTTAGGACAGGGTGACTTTATTGTGGTTGAAGCAGATGAGTCTGATGCTTCTTTCTTGCAGCTCTTCCCCGCAATGGAAGTGGTGACGAATATCGATGCTGACCACATGGATACCTACCAACATGATATGGCTCGCCTGAAACAGGCATTTGTGCAATTTATTCAGCGCATGCCATTCTATGGAGTAGCGGTACTCTGTATTGATGATGCCAATGTTCGTGACATCATTCCATTTGTTTCTCAGCCAGTTTTACGATATGGCTTATCTGATGATGCGGATATTCGTGCAACTGATGTGCGTGCAGAAGGAACATCAATGCGCTTTACAGTGGAGCGCCGGACAGTCAGAAGACACGGCAATAAGCCGGGCCCACTCCAGATTTCTTTAAATCTACCGGGTCTACACAATGTCAGAAATGCCTTGGCAGCGATTGGTATTGCAACTGAACTTGGCGTAAGTGACCAAGCCATTGTCAAAGCCCTATCCGAATTTAGTGGCGTAGGCCGTCGCTTCCAACGCTATGGCGAAATCCCGCTTGCCAGTGGAGGTAGCTTTACCTTGATTGATGACTATGGTCATCACCCCGTTGAAATGGCTGCCACTTTATCGGCAGCAAGAGGGGCTTATCCTGATCGTCGTTTAGTACTGGCTTTCCAGCCACATCGATTCACCAGAACCCGTGATTGCTTTGGTGAGTTTGTCCAAGTCCTGAAAAATTTTGATGCACTCGTATTGACTGAAGTCTATCCTGCAGGAGAGGCTAAGATTCCTGGGGCAGATGGTAAGAGCCTATTAAAAGCAGTAGTAACAGAAGCGGGTACTCAAAATGCTGATTTAGATCCTAAACAGACGGCTTTTGCGAGCACCATTCTTGAGATGCCAGAAAAAATTACTGGTCTTCTGCGTGATGGTGATGTCTTAATTACGATGGGGGCAGGCTCCATTTCCAATTTGTCGCATGTGCTAGCGGAGGCTAAGCATGCATAGTCAATGGGGTCAACGCGTTCATCGTGAGCTAGCCACGCTCGATATCCAATCTTTAGGTCGAGTTGGTGTATTGCTTGGCGGGCGTTCTGGCGAGCGAGAAATTTCATTGATGTCAGGTAATGGTGTTTTAGAAGCCCTGCATTTAAAAGGAGTAGATGCACATCCTTTTGATCCTGGACTTCGATCCCCCTCCGAACTAGTGCAAGAAAAATTTGAACGCGTCTTTATCTCGTTACATGGACGATATGGCGAAGATGGAACTATTCAAGGCTTACTTGAGCTCTTAAATATCCCTTATACGGGAAGCGGCGTCCTTGCCTCAGCATTATCAATTGACAAAATCGTGACTAAACAAGTGTGGCTCAGTAATGGATTAGCGACACCAGCGTTTGTTGAGTTAACCGCTAATAGTAATTGGGATTCGGTAGCAGAAAAATTAGGCTTACCTCTGATTGTGAAGCCTGCACATGAGGGCTCATCTTTAGGTTTAACAAAGGTGAGGAAGGTCAGTGATTTACCGGCAGCTTACGAGTTAGCAGCAAAGATTGATACTAAGATCATTGCCGAAACTTGCATCATCGGAGATGAGCTAACCTGTCCATTAGTGGGAGAGGGCGCTAGTACTGAAGCTCTGCCTGTAATCAAAATTGTCCCGCCGGATGCTAACTATGATTTTCATCATAAGTACTTTTCGGACGAAACAAAATATTTATGCCCAACAGGCCTGCCCGAAGAGATCAATCTTGCTGTGCAGAATTTGGCTCTTGCTGCTTATAAAGCCCTCGGTTGCCGGACTTGGGGTCGGGCAGATGTGATGATCGATCAGAAGACTGGCAAGCCCTACTTGCTGGAAATGAATACCTCCCCCGGGATGACCTCCCATTCATTGGTCCCGATGGCTGCCAAAGCTGCTGGTATCGAGTATGCAGATTTAGTGCTTTGGATATTGAGCCAGACTCTAAAACAAGAGGGGGTTACAAAAGCATGAGTCGCTTCCTACAACAGTTTGGCAATTTCTTTGCTTTTGCAATGTCTCCGATCTGGAATCACCCAGAGAGAATGCAAAAGTTAAGCCGTCTCTTGACTCGTTGTTTTGTAGTGATGCTAGTGATTGGTATTTTGGTTTGGCTAAGTCAGCGTCCAGTTTTTGTGCTTAAACAAGTTCAAATTGAGCCTGTGGCAGGTCAAACCTTGCAACACATTAATAAAGCGATTGTGAAGCAAGAAGTGCTTGAGACCGTTCAAGGAAATTTCTTCAGCGTCAAACTTGAAGATGTGAAGAAGGGCTTTGAGTCTATGCCATGGGTTCGCCACGCCAATGTACGTCGTATTTGGCCTAATGGCCTAGTAGTCAGTATTGAAGAACAGAAAGCCTTTGGTACATGGGGTGGAGCCGATAGTCATCAGCTAATCAATACTCATGGAGAAATCTTTAGCGGACGTACTTCAGAGCTTCCAGAAGATACCCAGTTGATTGATTTTCGTGGGCCGAGCGATGCTGGCCAAGAGGTGATGCGTTTATATGAGAAAGCCAACGCTTGGTTTAAGCCTTGGAATGCAGAAATTAGCTCGCTAACCTTATCGGATCGATATGCATGGCATGTCAAGCTATCCAACGGGATGAGAGTGGAATTTGGGCGCGACGAAGAAAGTTCAGACAAAAACTTAACGGAGGAACGAGTTGCGCGACTCTTTAAATATTGGCCTCAGGTCCAAGATAAGTGGGCTAATCGAGTAGATGCAATCGACCTACGTTACGCCAATGGTTTTGCAGTTCACTTAGCTTCTGTCAGTATCAAAACGAATGATCTAAATGGAAAAAAGTGAGCTTAAGCAATGAATATATTCATGAGGAATTGGAATGAGTAAGGACAATCGCGATTTATTGGTCGGGTTAGATATTGGCACCTCCAAGGTAGTTGCCTTGGTTGCTGAGTTAGCGCCTGATGGCCAGTTCAATGTAGTCGGAGTTGGTCAAACCGTTTCAAAAGGTTTGAAAAAAGGCGTTGTGGTGAATATTGAGGCAACCGTGCAGTCGATTCAGAAGGCGCTGGAAGAAGCCGAGGTCATGGCTGATCGTCAAATTGCACAAGTCTTCACTGGCATCGCTGGAAATCACATCATTAGCTTTAATTCGAGTGGCATGGTAGCTATTCGTGATAAAGAGGTGAGCGAAGGTGATGTAGAGCGGGTTCTCGAAACTGCTAAGGCGATCAATATTCCGACAGATCAACAAATTCTGCACATCCTAGTTCAGGAATTCATCATCGATGGTCAAGAGGATGTGCGTGAACCGATTGGTATGAGTGGTCTGCGTCTCGAAGTCAAAGTCCACATTGTTACTGGCGCTGTGAGTGCTGCTCAGAATATTGTGAAGTGTGTACGTCGCTGCGGTTTAGAGGTAAATGATTTAATTTTGCAACCTTTGGCTTCTAGTTTGGCGGTACTCACTGAAGACGAAAAAGAGTTAGGTGTTGTTTTGGTAGATATTGGTGGCGGCACTACGGATATTGCAATCTATTGCCAAGGTTCCATTCGCCACACTGCAGTGATTCCTATCGCCGGTGACCAAATTACCAATGACATTGCGATGGCACTTCGCACGCCAACCATCGATGCTGAAGACTTGAAGATTCAATACGGTATTGCGCGTCAAGATATGGCCGATCCAGCGGCAATGATTGATGTACCCGGTGTTGGTGATAGAGAGCCACGCCCGATGTCTAAGCAGGCATTAGCAGCAGTTATTGAGCCTCGGGTTGAGGAGTTGTTCACATTAGTCCGTGGTGTCGTTCGCGAATCTGGCTATGAAGATATGGTTTCTTCTGGAATTGTTTTGACCGGTGGCACAGCTTTGATGCCAGGCATGGTTGAGCTTGCAGAGCAAGTATTTTTACGTCCTACTCGAGTGGGGACTCCTGAATATCGTGGCCATCTTCATGAAGTTTTGAGAAGCCCTCGTTTTGCTACCAGCATTGGTTTGCTGATGGAAGGTCAGGCTCAGTTATTACGTGGTCGTCGCGTCTCGCAATCTGGAGCATTACAGAGTGTGGTGTCGCGCATGAAGGAATGGTTTGCAGGAAATTTTTAAGTTGTTTTTCGTCGTCGTCAATGTAGTAAGTTTTTTACCTAGGAGGGTATATGGAATTTGAAATGTTAGATCAAGAAACAGCCGGTAAAACTATTATTAAGGTAGTTGGAGTCGGTGGCGCTGGTGGCAATGCTGTCCAGCATATGATTCGTCGCGGTGTAGATGGCGTAGAGTTTATTTGCATGAACACCGATGCTGGCGCGTTACAGCGTTCTGAGGCATCTGTGAATTTGCAACTAGGCTCTAGCGGTCTGGGAGCTGGGGCAAAACCAGAAATTGGTGCAGCCTCCGCTGAAGAAGCCCGTGCTCGCATTGCTGATGTATTACAAGGTGCCCACATGGTATTCATCACCGCGGGTATGGGTGGTGGTACCGGGACTGGCGCTGCTCCTGTGGTTGCCCAAGTTGCAAAAGAGATGGGTATTTTGACAGTTGGTGTCATTAGTAAGCCATTCGATTTTGAGGGTGTTAAGCGCTTGAAGGTTGCTGAGAACGGTGCAAGCGAACTAGAGAATCATGTGGACTCACTCATTGTGGTTCTGAATGAAAAGCTATTTGAAGTGATGGGTGAAGATGCAGAGTTTGATAAAGCTTTTGCTTGTGCGGACGATGTATTGCATAACGCGGTGTCTGGTATTGCCGAGATCATCAATGTTCAAGGTTTAATTAACGTTGACTTTGAGGACGTAAAGACCGTGATGGGCGAGCAAGGCAAGGCCATGATGGGAACTGCAACTGTTTCTGGAATGGATCGTGCACGTTTAGCTGCTGAAGCGGCAGTTGCCTCACCATTACTTGAGGGTGTTGATTTATCTGGTGCCCGTGGCGTCTTGGTCAACATTACTGCTAGCCGTTCCTTAAAGTTGTCAGAGACACGCGAAGTGATGGCTGCAATTCGTGGCTACGCTGCAGACGATGCTACCGTGATTTTCGGTACCGTATATGACGATAGCTTGGGCGATGCTCTTCGTGTAACTGTGGTTGCGACTGGTTTGAATAATCCCCTAGCACGTCAAAATAGCCAGCCTGAAGTCGTTTGGAGACAAGCTACGGGTACGCATGATGCTATGCCAACTATGGCCGATTTAAATAGTTTTGCTCCTGCCAGTCCTTCTGCGGCAATGAGTAAGGTAGGTTTAGATTCCGCTATGAATGTCTCAGCATCGATGCCAATGACTGGGTCTGCGCCTGCAATTCAGCCTGCTTCTGCAGGGGTTGATTACAGTCAATATGATCTGCCACGGGTTTTCAGAAATTCGCGTGAGACTGCTCCAGCACCGACTTTGGGTGCTGATAGCTCACCTCAAGCAAAAACCATGTTGGATAAAGGCACGGATTACTATGAGATTCCAGCCTTTTTACGTAAACAAGCAGACTAATTGACTGCTCAATACAATAGATAGTGCGCAATGCCAGCGCGGCGCCCCTCCGGACGACGAATCCCGCGCTAGCGCTGGCATACTCATTTACCACTACTTCTATTGATTTGGAGATCTCATGATTGCAGTCGGACAAAAATTACCAAACGCCACTCTCTATGAGTTCATTGAAGAGGCTACCGAAGGCTGTGCTTTGGGTCCAAATGCTTTCGAAGTTGAAAAGCTTACCGCTGGCAAGAAGATTGTGATCTTTGCCTTACCGGGTGCATTTACTCCCACCTGTTCTGCTCAGCATGTGCCGGGATATTTGGAGCACTACGATGCTATCAAGGCCAAGGGCGTGGATGAAATTTGGTGTGTTTCGGTCAATGATCCA
This genomic window contains:
- the ftsW gene encoding putative lipid II flippase FtsW, producing MSLKDKLFPDNRLGLDRFWSFSRGGINNFRSGLRDAVSGVEQTRSRMMEYDQLLVWAVLSLTLIGLVMVYSASITLADGPKYSSYSSNHFLIRHLISLAIALGVGIWAFKIPSKVWDRYSPIIFGVTLLLLVAVLIPGLGKGVNGAKRWIPLGLMNFQPSELMKFATVIFAATYTVQRQEHLHTFIKGMLPMGIAVALVGALLMLEPDMGAFIVVALIAFGILFLGGINAKLFGGLVLVGITSASTIIALSPFRRGRILAFMDPWQVDNAANKGYQLTHSLMAFGRGEWFGTGLGGSVEKLHYLPEAHTDFILAVIGEELGFVGVLVMIFLFYWIVRRSFMIGRTALQLDRSFAGLAAKGVGIWIGWQAFINMGVNLGLLPTKGLTLPLVSYGGSGILMNAIAIAMLLRIDYENRVLMRGGKL
- the murC gene encoding UDP-N-acetylmuramate--L-alanine ligase: MKHIVQQIHFIGIGGAGMSGIAEVLLNLGYQVSGSDLAESVSTRRLKALGAVIHIGHDPKNIGTAEAVVISTAVAGNNPEVLAARAAKIPVIQRAVMLGELMRLKQGIAIAGTHGKTTTTSLVASVLAEGGLDPTFVIGGKLNSAGANARLGQGDFIVVEADESDASFLQLFPAMEVVTNIDADHMDTYQHDMARLKQAFVQFIQRMPFYGVAVLCIDDANVRDIIPFVSQPVLRYGLSDDADIRATDVRAEGTSMRFTVERRTVRRHGNKPGPLQISLNLPGLHNVRNALAAIGIATELGVSDQAIVKALSEFSGVGRRFQRYGEIPLASGGSFTLIDDYGHHPVEMAATLSAARGAYPDRRLVLAFQPHRFTRTRDCFGEFVQVLKNFDALVLTEVYPAGEAKIPGADGKSLLKAVVTEAGTQNADLDPKQTAFASTILEMPEKITGLLRDGDVLITMGAGSISNLSHVLAEAKHA
- the mraY gene encoding phospho-N-acetylmuramoyl-pentapeptide-transferase — its product is MFLILAQWLQDDLGFLRVFNYITFRAVMATLTALLIGLISGPWVIRKLTALKMGQSVRSDGPQSHLVKTGTPTMGGVLILLGIFISCILWADLTNRFIWIVMIVTFGFGVVGWVDDYRKVARKDPKGMSSREKFFWQTLIGLFAAIYLAFSVSEINNLKVLQLFLDWLRSGFALDLPAKTNLLLPFMKEVSYPLGMMGFIILSYFVIVGSSNAVNLTDGLDGLVIMPVILVGAALGAFAYVMGNAIYAKYLLFPYIPGAGELMIFCGAMGGAGLAFLWYNTHPAQVFMGDVGALALGGALGTIAVIVRQEIVLFVMGGIFVAETFSVMLQVFWFKYTKKRYGEGRRIFRMAPLHHHFELGGWKETQVVVRFWIITILLVLVGLSSLKLR
- the murG gene encoding undecaprenyldiphospho-muramoylpentapeptide beta-N-acetylglucosaminyltransferase; the encoded protein is MAGGTGGHIFPGLAVAQYLRAHGWQVSWLGNQNGMEYRLVNAAKISFESVDFGGLRGKGLKAKLMLPINLVRASLQSFQIMRRLKPSVVLGMGGYITFPGGLVSVLLRRPLVLHESNSIPGSANRALAKIARKTLTGFPNTMSDAEWVGNPIRQDFDRLASPVERYSVRQGPLSILVVGGSLGAAALNQAVPAALALIPASSRPKVIHQAGEKHLQDLEYLYSSLGVQADIRSFIDDMPTAYANADLVICRSGAMTISELAAAGVASCLVPFPFAIDDHQTANARFLADAHAAILLPQTQLNPDDLAQMIQGVSRDALLKMAEHAHALAKPQATVRVAQVCAEAAGVVL
- a CDS encoding D-alanine--D-alanine ligase, whose protein sequence is MHSQWGQRVHRELATLDIQSLGRVGVLLGGRSGEREISLMSGNGVLEALHLKGVDAHPFDPGLRSPSELVQEKFERVFISLHGRYGEDGTIQGLLELLNIPYTGSGVLASALSIDKIVTKQVWLSNGLATPAFVELTANSNWDSVAEKLGLPLIVKPAHEGSSLGLTKVRKVSDLPAAYELAAKIDTKIIAETCIIGDELTCPLVGEGASTEALPVIKIVPPDANYDFHHKYFSDETKYLCPTGLPEEINLAVQNLALAAYKALGCRTWGRADVMIDQKTGKPYLLEMNTSPGMTSHSLVPMAAKAAGIEYADLVLWILSQTLKQEGVTKA
- a CDS encoding peroxiredoxin encodes the protein MIAVGQKLPNATLYEFIEEATEGCALGPNAFEVEKLTAGKKIVIFALPGAFTPTCSAQHVPGYLEHYDAIKAKGVDEIWCVSVNDPFVMGAWGRDLKVGKKIRMFGDGSAEFTKKLGMEFDLISRGLGVRSQRYAMIVDNGVVKTLDLEAPGKFVVSDAASVLKQL
- the murD gene encoding UDP-N-acetylmuramoyl-L-alanine--D-glutamate ligase, which translates into the protein MLNIQNPFANPKVTEDSVTKTPSHFLILGLGESGVAMAKWCLRNGAKVCLADTRNPEKFSEQQKAWLAELEQAGLQDVQYGPLANDLLKEVDVIGISPGLSPIQEPIQSFLATAQQSNVEVWSEIEFFARAIAAMALIQEDGLPAYIPKVLAITGTNGKTTTTALTGQLCERAGKKVAVAGNISPAALDKLQLCLNEADQFSDMPDVWVLELSSFQLLFTSSLNATAATVLNITQDHLDWHGDMQSYAHAKARIFGSDSICILNRDDSLVLDLLSEEEKLNRSVITFGSGRPDEQGAFGIERDLRAGGIDWLVWAEVDENQEPKPKRRRKSVTPDDEEELRLKRLIPADALKIRGRHNALNALAALALARSAGLPMSLLLHGLRDYEGEPHRVQSIGIVADVEYVDDSKGTNVGATVAALNGLANNESRKRIWLIAGGDGKGQDFSPLREPALRFIKGAFLIGKDANLIADALGNEVSCTISETLANAVHQAAHQAQSGDIVLLSPACASFDQFKDYIARADAFVSEVAELGMQIDGVHV
- the ftsA gene encoding cell division protein FtsA, producing MSKDNRDLLVGLDIGTSKVVALVAELAPDGQFNVVGVGQTVSKGLKKGVVVNIEATVQSIQKALEEAEVMADRQIAQVFTGIAGNHIISFNSSGMVAIRDKEVSEGDVERVLETAKAINIPTDQQILHILVQEFIIDGQEDVREPIGMSGLRLEVKVHIVTGAVSAAQNIVKCVRRCGLEVNDLILQPLASSLAVLTEDEKELGVVLVDIGGGTTDIAIYCQGSIRHTAVIPIAGDQITNDIAMALRTPTIDAEDLKIQYGIARQDMADPAAMIDVPGVGDREPRPMSKQALAAVIEPRVEELFTLVRGVVRESGYEDMVSSGIVLTGGTALMPGMVELAEQVFLRPTRVGTPEYRGHLHEVLRSPRFATSIGLLMEGQAQLLRGRRVSQSGALQSVVSRMKEWFAGNF
- a CDS encoding cell division protein FtsQ/DivIB codes for the protein MSRFLQQFGNFFAFAMSPIWNHPERMQKLSRLLTRCFVVMLVIGILVWLSQRPVFVLKQVQIEPVAGQTLQHINKAIVKQEVLETVQGNFFSVKLEDVKKGFESMPWVRHANVRRIWPNGLVVSIEEQKAFGTWGGADSHQLINTHGEIFSGRTSELPEDTQLIDFRGPSDAGQEVMRLYEKANAWFKPWNAEISSLTLSDRYAWHVKLSNGMRVEFGRDEESSDKNLTEERVARLFKYWPQVQDKWANRVDAIDLRYANGFAVHLASVSIKTNDLNGKK
- the ftsZ gene encoding cell division protein FtsZ; translation: MEFEMLDQETAGKTIIKVVGVGGAGGNAVQHMIRRGVDGVEFICMNTDAGALQRSEASVNLQLGSSGLGAGAKPEIGAASAEEARARIADVLQGAHMVFITAGMGGGTGTGAAPVVAQVAKEMGILTVGVISKPFDFEGVKRLKVAENGASELENHVDSLIVVLNEKLFEVMGEDAEFDKAFACADDVLHNAVSGIAEIINVQGLINVDFEDVKTVMGEQGKAMMGTATVSGMDRARLAAEAAVASPLLEGVDLSGARGVLVNITASRSLKLSETREVMAAIRGYAADDATVIFGTVYDDSLGDALRVTVVATGLNNPLARQNSQPEVVWRQATGTHDAMPTMADLNSFAPASPSAAMSKVGLDSAMNVSASMPMTGSAPAIQPASAGVDYSQYDLPRVFRNSRETAPAPTLGADSSPQAKTMLDKGTDYYEIPAFLRKQAD